The Gadus macrocephalus chromosome 13, ASM3116895v1 genome includes a window with the following:
- the LOC132470921 gene encoding inter-alpha-trypsin inhibitor heavy chain H3-like, which yields MSEVRGGVLLLLLGLLYLGTLWPVQGALLVSRYDATTKETRGAIRSIQKRSVDDAKMVEVLSVTVHCTVASRFAHTVMTSSALNKANSSQEIFFEVDLPKTAFITNFSMEIEGQIYVGVVNEKEKAKKQYEKAVSSGRTAGLVKASGRKMEKFSVSVNIAAKSNVTFILTYEELLQRKFGKYEILTRINPKQLVENFQIVADIYEPQGIAFVDAHATFLSNELLPLVEKTVTDNKAHISFSPTLDQQRKCPECDGSLINGDFIIKYDVKRASSLGDIQIVNGYFVHFFAPPDLPRLPKNVVFVIDRSGSMRGTKMKQTRVAMESILSDVHPEDYFGIILFDRSIDLWKESLTKATEENVDEAIQFIRQINPSGATNINDSVMKAIHMLQDDRRKKKLPERSVDMIILLTDGMPNKGESNLQRIQQNVCEAIGGNMTLFCLGFGDDVDYSFLDVMAKQNNGVARRIYEASDATLQLQGFYDEVASPLLSAVDLRYPDNAVDSLTPHHFSQLFNGSEIVVAGRLSENDMDNFLVEVFANGFEQDFQVQGEASVTDWDVIYPEKDYIFGDFTERLWAYLTIQQLLETSKSGPAEKKSNATAKALEMSLKYSFVTPLTSMVVTKPETEDGPSGPLIADKLTEEQRQQADKQGAVSYLHSAPQSGFMRTPVAHHPTYLVDGDPHFMIELPEREDALCFNINDSPGTIFNLVKDPSIGLLVNGQTIGDKMVAPDGKVNTYFGRLGVVHHTLGVRLEVTTEYITLSQDGQKVKLLWSDQASLKGPSVDLLLTKDRSVKVTLRDSVKFVILLHKVWKMHPYHQDYLGFYTLDSHLLSPSVHGLLGQFYHGIEFEVGDLRPGEVPEKPDATMYVKGHQLNVTRGWQRDFRKDLKKGENVPCWFIHSNGTGLIDGSAEDYIVSGLFNTV from the exons ATGTCTGAGGTGCGGGGTggtgttctgctgctgctgttgggccTTCTGTACCTCGGGACACTTTGGCCGGTCCAGGGAGCCCTGCTGGTCTCTCGCTACGATGCTACGACGAAG GAGACAAGAGGTGCCATCAGGTCCATTCAG AAAAGAAGTGTAGACGATGCAAAG ATGGTGGAGGTGCTCAGTGTCACGGTACACTGTACGGTGGCTTCTCGGTTCGCTCACACAGTCATGACCTCCAGTGCTTTGAACAAAGCCAACTCCTCCCAGGAAATATTCTTCGAGGTGGACCTGCCCAAGACGGCCTTCATCACCAACTTCAGCAT GGAGATTGAGGGTCAGATCTATGTTGGGGTTGTGAATGAAAAGGAGAAAGCCAAGAAACAGTATGAGAAGGCTGTTTCAAGTGGACGGACAGCTGGACTGGTCAA AGCTTCTGGAAGGAAAATGGAGAAGTTCTCTGTGTCTGTCAACATTGCAGCCAAGAGCAATGTGACCTTCATCCTGACCTATGAGGAGCTTCTTCAGAGGAAATTTGGCAAGTATGAGATCCTGACCCGAATAAACCCTAAACAGCTGGTCGAGAACTTTCAG attGTGGCTGATATCTATGAGCCCCAGGGCATTGCCTTTGTGGATGCCCATGCAACCTTCCTCTCCAATGAACTTCTCCCCCTGGTGGAGAAAACGGTCACAGACAACAAG GCACACATCTCCTTCTCGCCCACGCTGGATCAGCAGAGGAAGTGTCCAGAGTGTGATGGGTCTCTGATCAATGGGGATTTCATCATCAAGTATGACGTGAAACGAGCGTCCAGCCTAGGAGACATTCAG ATCGTGAACGGATACTTTGTGCATTTCTTTGCTCCTCCGGATCTTCCCCGTCTCCCAAAGAATGTGGTGTTTGTCATCGACAGGAGTGGGTCAATGAGAGGCACCAAGATGAAACAG ACCCGCGTGGCAATGGAATCAATTCTCTCAGACGTCCATCCAGAGGACTACTTTGGTATCATCTTATTTGATAGATCAATTGATCTCTGGAAAGAATCCCTTACCAAAGCAACAGAGGAAAACGTGGATGAAGCCATTCAATTTATCCGGCAAATAAATCCTAGCGGAG CCACTAACATCAATGATTCCGTTATGAAGGCCATCCACATGCTGCAAGATGACAGAAGGAAGAAGAAGCTCCCAGAGAGAAGTGTGGACATGATCATTTTACTAACCGATGGAATGCCAAATAAGG gTGAAAGCAACCTTCAAAGGATCCAGCAGAACGTGTGCGAAGCCATCGGTGGTAATATGACTCTGTTCTGCCTGGGCTTTGGGGATGATGTGGATTACTCCTTCCTGGACGTGATGGCCAAACAGAACAATGGCGTGGCCCGCAGGATCTACGAAGCCTCCGACGCTACCCTTCAGCTGCAG GGTTTCTACGATGAGGTGGCTAGCCCGCTGTTGTCAGCAGTGGACCTGCGTTACCCTGACAACGCGGTGGATTCCTTAACCCCTCATCACTTCAGTCAGTTGTTCAATGGCTCAGAGATCGTGGTGGCCGGGCGGCTGTCTGAAAACGACATGGACAACTTCCTGGTGGAAGTGTTTGCCAATGGG TTTGAGCAGGACTTCCAGGTGCAGGGCGAGGCTAGTGTCACCGACTGGGACGTGATCTACCCAGAGAAGGATTACATCTTTGGGGACTTCACTGAGCGACTGTGGGCCTACCTCACCATCCAACAACTACTGGAGACCAG TAAGAGTGGGCCAGCAGAGAAGAAGAGCAACGCCACGGCCAAAGCCCTGGAGATGTCCCTGAAGTACAGCTTCGTCACGCCCCTCACCTCCATGGTGGTCACCAAGCCAGAGACAGAGGATGGTCCCAGCGGGCCCCTCATAGCAGACAAGCTGACTGAGG AACAACGGCAGCAGGCTGACAAACAGG GTGCTGTCAGTTATCTGCACTCAGCCCCTCAATCAGGCTTCATGAGAACTCCTGTTGCTCACCATCCTACATACTTAG TGGATGGAGATCCTCATTTCATGATCGaactgccagagagagaggacgctCTGTGCTTCAACATCAATGACTCACCTGGAACCATCTTTAACCTGGTCAAAGACCCCTCCATAG GACTTTTGGTCAATGGTCAGACCATTGGGGATAAGATGGTTGCCCCTGATGGTAAAGTCAACACCTACTTTGGCCGCCTTGGTGTTGTCCATCACACCCTGGGGGTGAGGCTGGAGGTGACCACTGAGTACATCACTCTGTCCCAGGATGGACAAAAGGTCAAGCTGCTGTGGTCAGATCAAGCTTCCCTAAAAGGACCCAG TGTGGATCTGCTTTTGACCAAGGACCGGAGCGTCAAGGTGACTTTAAGAGATTCTGTAAAGTTTGTGATCCTGCTCCATAAAGTGTGGAAGATGCACCCCTACCACCAGGACTACCTGGGATTCTACACTCTGGACAGCcaccttctctctccatccgtcCATGGTCTGCTAG GTCAGTTCTACCATGGGATTGAGTTTGAAGTTGGAGATCTACGTCCAGGAGAGGTTCCTGAGAAACCAGACGCCACCATGTATGTCAAAGGACATCAGCTCAATGTGACCAG AGGTTGGCAACGGGACTTCAGGAAGGATTTGAAGAAAGGAGAAAATGTGCCATGCTGGTTCATCCACAGTAATGGAACAGGGCTCATTGATGGCAGTGCTGAAGATTACATCGTGTCAGGCCTCTTTAACACTGTTTGA